The nucleotide sequence ATCCATCTCATCCATAGCATCTAAGATGTACCAATTCATTGAGCTGCCCATCTAAAAAAATGATTGTCATAATTTTGTAaataagcattcatttttttctgtgtgtattgttatgctattttaaaaattgattatagATTTTGTTGAAGAGGCTTGATGGTATTTTGGACTTTATGAGGAATCTAGTGCATTCTGGTTGAAGTGACCTActcaagttcacatagctagttagtgtcatAGCTAGGACTGCAACTGAGGAGTTCTATATTTTATCTcaaccatttatttttatgaacAAACATTCATTTTCTCACCTATTTCCCCTATATGGAAAAAacagtgcttttaaaaatgtgcATAAAGCAAAACAATTCCTACAATAGCCATgcccaaatatatgtatattatattttaacatctgGTGTCCATTCTTTTCTGTCAGGGGATAGGTAGAATGCCTTATCATTGGTTTACTGGAATTGCAGTTGTTaattgcattgattagagttcttaagtctttcaaaagtGTTTGACTTTATAACgtttttgttattttgtaaattgtcctggttttgcttatttcactctttattaattcatagaagtcttcccaggattttttcttctttttgaaactATCCTTCTGTAACTTtttagtacagtagtattccattacattcatatacccgTATTTGTTTAACCTTTCCTCAGCTGATGGgcatcctcttattttatagttcttttaacTACAAGAGCAGCTATGAATTATTTTGCACATATGGGTCCTATTCCTCttcaatatgattttttttttggaatatatGGCTAGTAATAGTTATCATTGAGTCAGAGTTTGTGACTAttagggcataattccaaattgtttttgagAAGTTAGATCAATGCGCAACTTCATCCCAAAACTGCATTATCTACTTTCCTGCAGCCCTCCAACATATCTTTTATCCTCTCGAAAAGATTATTGACTCCgaagaaaaatgcttttttagACCTACTGCTTCACAATGAATGTTGGAATATGGAACGTTATaattggaaggggcctcagaacaGAGCATATTACACTTTCTgcggctcagtttcttcatctgtaaaggtCTTGAACTAGATCCataatttttcagataagaaaattgaaaattcagTGAAGGCACTGATCTGAAACCCAGACTCCAGACTCTTGGCAACTtctgaaaacaactaaactacTTTGTTTATCACAGTGCAAGGAGGGAATAGCATTCTTCCAGGAACAAATCAACTACCTCTAATAAGTTTTCCTCTAActgcagagaagagaaagaagggcgAGATAAGATGCCCCTTCACCCAGCCACTTCCGGGGGTTCGCCGGAAGGAGGGCGGAGCCAACCTGGGTAGCGTGCAGGTCAGTCTGTGAGGTGGGTAGGATGGCTGGCAGGATGTGCTTCCGGTTCGCTGCTGAGTTCCTTGTCCTACTGCGACCGCCGCTGTCGCTACTGAAACGGATGGTTCGGCCAGCGGAGGGTGAAGTCGACTTACCCCGGAAGGGTTTTGTCCTAACCTGAGCCAAGCTTCCGTTCTGGGCAGTCGTTGCTACTGCAGCCGCTGCTACTGTTGCCTGAGGGGCCTCTCCTTGGAGGGCGCAGTTTCCCGCGGGTCCGCGGCCGGAACGCGTGAGTGTGTACAGTGGCCACGTTCGGGTCAGCTCGGGGCTGACGGTGGGCAGAGGTCAGGATCTGGAGGAGAGGCTTTTCCCTGTTCCCCATTGCTGGGGTTTGGAGATAAGGGgccagagaaggagggagaggccCTAGAAATAGACACTTTAGCAAGGGGGAAAGAGTGGATATGATAACCACAGCTCTTCCCTCCACATCTTTTTGAGGGTAGGGAAGGCCAGGAGGGATTGTCGTCTACACTTTTGATATATTTTGGAGTCGAGGGGCTCAGAGAAGTTTTTCATAGTCCTTTAtatctggaaggaaccttacgttccaacttccttatttgttACATAAGGAAACGGACCCAGGGAGTTTTACAAAGATTTGTTTATGGTGATTAAGCCAGTGACAGTAAGAACCATATTTCTAAccaggtcacttaactctcagtCTAATGCTCATTTCATGGTATCTTCCTGCCTCTCTAACTTGATTGAAGCACAGAATGTTAAAACTCCAAGGAATGGTTTTGACTTTTTAAGGAAGTGAACTGGTTGTCAACTTCACATCCTTTCCTGAATGAATTTTCAGGTTTTCCTGCTATCTTCTGCAGCTTATCTAtcaaaaccctttctttcttacTGGTGAATAAAATGAAGACTGGAGAGGTGAAACATCTAAGGAGAGATGGTTTACAGATAAGAGCAGATTTGGGGGAGGGGCCAcgaattctctttcacatattTGTCAGGTATtttagaagagggattagatttccTATAGACtccaaaagacaaaatgaaaagtaaGGTTTGTGAGTGTAATTTTTAGGGAAGTAGGTTTGAGATTAAGAAAGAATTTGACAATTGTCTAACAGTGGAATGGATTGTCTCTGAGTTAGTAAGCTGTTTACTGGAAAATGTTAAGAGCAGGCTGGCTAATCACTTTTCAGGCAGGTCTTTACCAGTGCCTGTCTTTCATGAATGTTGTGTTTTGGACTTCTGGTGGTACTATTGGACTTTATGACTGCCAACGTCCTTTCCCCCATTTGTAAAAATTTATGATTCTaaaacttgtccaaggtcacatggtaaGGTAGTACTAAACCACATGCCAACATCTAGATCTGAGTTCTAACAATGATTCTTTTTAAACTATAGTGATTTAAAGAGATCTTTATGTTGGAGCTACATCTCCCACTATAacatttatgttttgtttttcttaataagTGTGACCATGGCTGCTGAATCTGATGTCCTGCACTTCCAATTTGAGCAGCAAGGTGATGCTGTCCTACAGAAAATGAACCTCTTGAGACAGCAGAATTTATTTTGCGAtgtatccatctatatcaatgaCACGGAATTCCAGGGACACAAGGTGATTTTTGCTGCTTGCTCTACTTTCATGAGAGATCAGTTTTTACTCAACCAGTCAAAGCAGGTCAGAATCACCATCTTGCAGAGTGCAGAGATTGGCAGAAAGTTATTACTCTCTTGTTACACTGGTGCACTGGAGGTAAAAAGGAAAGAGCTTTTGAAATATTTGACTGCTGCAAGTTACCTTCAGATGGTACATATAGTGGAGAAGTGCACAGAAGCTTTGTCTAAGTATTTGGAAATAGATTCTTCAATGAAGAACAACAGTCAGAGTGCTGAGATATGCCATTCTTCTTATCCAGAACTAAAGGATGAAGATGAAAATTTAGATAGAGACTGTGAAATAATTGAGATTTCTGAAGATAGCCCTGTAAACTTGGATATCGACGTTAAGCAAGAAAAAGATAATGCTTTGCAACCGACTATACAGGGCTTGTTATTAGACAAAAAAGATATGAAAGCATCAGAGATTTCAGCAGTTGAAATAGGGTATAAAGATGATGAAATTTGCATCTTCAGAATGGATTCCATCAATGTGCCTACTGTAGAAAGTGAACAGTTTTCACAGCCTTGTACCTCTTCTAAAACAAACATATATTTCCCAGAAACACAGCATTCACTGATTAATTCTACAGTGGAAAGCAGGATGACAGAAGTCCCTGGGAATCATTTTCAGGGATTTATTGGTGAAAGTACAGAAGGGAACATTGGTATAACAAATGGACTTCAAAGTTTAGAAGAGGGTTATTCCTGGAGGCACCAGTGCCCCAAGTGTCCGCGAGGATTTCTTCATCTTGAAAATTATCTGCGCCATCTGAAAATGCACAAACTGTTCTTGTGTTTGCAATGTGGAAAAACatttacacagaagaaaaatcttAACCGGCATATCCGAGGACACATGGGCATACGACCATTTCAGTGTTCTGTGTGTTTAAAGACATTTACTGCTAAGAGCACTCTTCAGGACCACTTGAACATTCACAGTGGAGACCGGCCCTATAAGTGCCATTGTTGTGACATGGACTTTAAGCAcaaatctgccctcaaaaagcACTTGACCTCTGTTCATGGGAGAAGTAGTGGGGAAAGGGCAAACCTTGATGTCATCACAAAAGTCAAAATAGACTATGATTAATAGTAATACACACTTGCTTTGGAGACTTAGATATTATAATCCATTATCTTGAGTTCTgcaaaaatattcctttgtaattctgtatTTCCTCTTTGTATGTTTGCTTTTTTTGATCTACTGGCATACTGTGTTTTTGTAATGTCTATTCTTAAAAGTTGTGGGAGTTAATGGAAAGGTTGATGGAGTTCTATTCTGCCTTAaacatcatataccaaaatattagATGATTTTCATAGCCAGCTTATTTGGTGCTTTAAGGAGTATTATGCATATAGGTACTTGGTTAATGTTAACTGTCTCCTGACTAAGGAGCAGAAAGAACTCAATAGtcattatttttcagatttttgaTTGAATTTCCAGTGTTAGTGTTTCACACAAGAGCAGCAACCATATTTTACTTGTACTCTTATCTTGGAgaccattagaaaaaaaaatctgagactttGCCAGTCTTAATTCCTTTTAGAATCACTTTTGAGGATTGCAGATGAATGCAAGTGTGATTAATCTTTAGGATAAATATTTTGATTACCTTTATAAATTCTACCACTTTTTCTAACCCAAATAGTTCTTTGAACTTATCTGGTTGAAATTGTAAATGATTAATATATTTCTtgtatgaaatatgaaaaaaagtcaGTTGCCTTTAGAGAAATTATTCAGCATATCATTTATTTCTGCATGAGTATTTTCTCCACTTACCCAAAGGACAATCCCTTCAcacttttttgtccttttgattGGCTTTATCTTTAATCAATCTTCCATAAAGATTCAGCCTAACACACCAattgtcatctttttttaaaatttctggatAACATCATAGTACTTGCACTGTCCATCTGTTATTTCTCACTCTTGCTATATTTTTGACCAAcctccctttttaattttttaatatcttttaaacaAATTCTTGGGCACAAGTTGTTATTGGGAATATGCTGCAACCTACTTGTGCCACCAAAGGAAAATGCAGggttatattaaaatta is from Gracilinanus agilis isolate LMUSP501 chromosome 2, AgileGrace, whole genome shotgun sequence and encodes:
- the ZBTB6 gene encoding zinc finger and BTB domain-containing protein 6 — protein: MAAESDVLHFQFEQQGDAVLQKMNLLRQQNLFCDVSIYINDTEFQGHKVIFAACSTFMRDQFLLNQSKQVRITILQSAEIGRKLLLSCYTGALEVKRKELLKYLTAASYLQMVHIVEKCTEALSKYLEIDSSMKNNSQSAEICHSSYPELKDEDENLDRDCEIIEISEDSPVNLDIDVKQEKDNALQPTIQGLLLDKKDMKASEISAVEIGYKDDEICIFRMDSINVPTVESEQFSQPCTSSKTNIYFPETQHSLINSTVESRMTEVPGNHFQGFIGESTEGNIGITNGLQSLEEGYSWRHQCPKCPRGFLHLENYLRHLKMHKLFLCLQCGKTFTQKKNLNRHIRGHMGIRPFQCSVCLKTFTAKSTLQDHLNIHSGDRPYKCHCCDMDFKHKSALKKHLTSVHGRSSGERANLDVITKVKIDYD